From a single Polynucleobacter asymbioticus QLW-P1DMWA-1 genomic region:
- the thiE gene encoding thiamine phosphate synthase: MSLIRDLADQIVSAHRKDDICLPIPDYTLNTPPPRIDNESAADLNELAATLAAIEMGFIEKDAKTIGKAWSRMVLQDGGFDPFKWPSRPEHFDLLPWTRNMNPKAFKECPKRLGLYGVMPDADWVKRMVEAEIPTVQLRFKSEDRYKIRKQIRESVKATEGSKTLLFINDYWEEAIDAEAYGVHLGQEDMETADLEAIRSAGLRLGLSTHGYAEMVYADRFCPSYIAMGAVFPTNLKKMPTAPQGLGRLYKYAQLMNHYPLVAIGGIDESSIHAVVKSGVGSVAVVRAITQTKDPKAAVKHLQELMRA, encoded by the coding sequence ATGAGCCTAATACGTGACCTTGCCGATCAAATCGTGTCAGCCCATCGCAAAGATGATATTTGTCTGCCTATTCCGGACTACACACTCAATACACCGCCCCCACGAATTGATAATGAGTCGGCTGCAGATCTTAACGAACTGGCCGCTACCTTAGCTGCTATCGAAATGGGCTTTATTGAGAAGGATGCCAAGACGATAGGTAAGGCCTGGTCCCGTATGGTTTTGCAAGACGGTGGATTTGATCCTTTCAAGTGGCCTAGCCGACCTGAGCATTTTGATTTACTCCCGTGGACCCGCAATATGAATCCCAAGGCATTTAAAGAGTGTCCAAAACGCTTGGGACTCTATGGCGTGATGCCGGATGCCGACTGGGTTAAACGGATGGTCGAAGCAGAAATTCCCACAGTGCAATTGCGTTTTAAATCTGAAGATCGCTACAAAATCCGTAAACAAATTCGAGAATCTGTAAAGGCTACTGAAGGCAGCAAAACTCTCCTTTTTATTAATGATTATTGGGAAGAAGCAATCGATGCAGAGGCCTATGGTGTTCATTTAGGCCAAGAAGATATGGAAACTGCTGACCTTGAAGCAATACGCTCTGCTGGTTTGAGGTTAGGTTTGAGTACGCATGGCTATGCTGAGATGGTGTATGCAGATCGTTTTTGCCCCAGCTATATTGCGATGGGCGCAGTATTCCCAACTAATTTGAAAAAAATGCCAACAGCACCTCAAGGTTTGGGCCGTCTTTATAAATATGCGCAGTTAATGAATCACTATCCACTGGTAGCAATTGGTGGCATCGATGAAAGCAGTATTCATGCAGTAGTGAAAAGTGGAGTAGGCTCAGTTGCTGTAGTGCGGGCCATCACGCAGACCAAAGACCCCAAGGCGGCAGTTAAGCACTTACAAGAATTGATGCGAGCTTAA
- the thiC gene encoding phosphomethylpyrimidine synthase ThiC, which translates to MSASNPKNSKNEIPSLKSLERDFGQKFAYPASTKTYLQGSREDIKAPIRMIEQLPTRVGEELVANPPVPVYDTSGPYSDPEIVINLEKGLPRLREAWIAERNDTEQLSGPSSEYGVARSKDEATQELRFAHISAPRVAKSGNNVSQMYYARQGIVTPEMEYVALRESMGLEQLRKDPAYKQLLKQHPGKSYGANLPDIVTGEFVRQEIAAGRAIIPANINHPELEPMIIGRNFRVKINGNLGNSAVTSSINEEVEKMVWSIRWGADTIMDLSTGKHIHETREWIIRNSPVPIGTVPIYQALDKTGGIAEDLTWEMFRDTLVEQAEQGVDYFTIHAGVLLRYVPLTADRITGIVSRGGSIMAKWCLAHHKENFLYTKFDEICEIMKAYDVSFSLGDGLRPGCIADSNDAAQFGELHTLGELTAKAWKHDVQVMIEGPGHVPMQRIEENMTEELKHCLEAPFYTLGPLITDIAPGYDHITSGIGAAQIGWYGTAMLCYVTPKEHLGLPDKEDVREGIITYKIAAHGADLAKGLPGAQVRDNALSKARFEFRWEDQFNLGLDPERAREYHDATLPAEGAKIAHFCSMCGPKFCSMKITQEVRDYAATLDADGNPKVPSKVIPIAEVAQEATKGMEEMSAEFRKRGSEIYQ; encoded by the coding sequence ATGAGTGCAAGCAACCCTAAAAATTCTAAAAATGAAATCCCAAGTCTTAAAAGCTTAGAGCGTGATTTTGGGCAAAAATTTGCTTATCCAGCATCAACCAAAACATACTTACAGGGATCGCGTGAAGATATCAAAGCGCCGATTCGCATGATTGAGCAATTGCCAACGCGCGTTGGCGAAGAGTTGGTAGCAAACCCACCTGTACCCGTTTACGATACTTCCGGTCCTTACAGTGATCCTGAGATTGTGATTAATCTTGAAAAAGGATTGCCACGTTTACGTGAAGCTTGGATTGCAGAGCGTAATGACACAGAGCAACTGAGTGGCCCTAGCTCTGAGTATGGTGTTGCACGCTCTAAAGATGAGGCAACACAAGAGTTACGCTTTGCCCACATTAGCGCACCACGCGTAGCCAAGTCCGGTAATAACGTGAGTCAAATGTATTACGCCCGCCAAGGAATTGTTACTCCAGAAATGGAATACGTTGCTTTGCGTGAATCCATGGGCCTTGAGCAATTACGCAAAGATCCTGCATACAAGCAATTACTCAAGCAGCATCCAGGCAAAAGCTACGGCGCTAACTTACCCGATATTGTTACCGGTGAGTTTGTCCGTCAAGAAATCGCCGCTGGCCGTGCCATTATTCCCGCCAACATCAATCACCCAGAGCTTGAGCCCATGATTATTGGTCGTAACTTCCGCGTGAAGATTAACGGCAACCTAGGTAACTCTGCAGTGACCTCCTCTATTAATGAGGAAGTAGAGAAAATGGTTTGGTCCATTCGTTGGGGTGCTGACACGATCATGGACTTGTCTACCGGTAAACATATTCATGAAACACGCGAGTGGATTATTCGCAATTCTCCAGTTCCAATTGGTACTGTACCGATCTACCAAGCGTTGGATAAAACCGGTGGTATTGCAGAAGACCTCACCTGGGAAATGTTCCGCGATACATTGGTTGAGCAAGCAGAGCAAGGTGTGGACTATTTCACCATTCATGCTGGTGTCTTACTGCGCTACGTACCTTTAACTGCGGATCGTATTACCGGTATTGTTTCTCGCGGCGGTTCCATTATGGCTAAGTGGTGCTTGGCCCATCACAAAGAAAACTTCCTCTATACAAAGTTTGATGAAATTTGCGAGATCATGAAAGCCTATGACGTTTCATTTAGCTTAGGCGATGGTTTGCGTCCTGGCTGTATTGCTGATTCCAATGATGCAGCCCAATTTGGCGAATTGCATACATTAGGTGAGCTTACAGCTAAAGCCTGGAAACATGATGTTCAAGTCATGATTGAAGGTCCTGGTCACGTTCCAATGCAGCGCATTGAAGAGAACATGACTGAAGAGTTAAAGCATTGCCTAGAAGCCCCCTTCTACACTCTTGGACCATTGATTACCGACATTGCCCCAGGTTACGACCACATCACCAGCGGTATCGGTGCAGCGCAAATTGGTTGGTATGGCACAGCCATGCTTTGCTATGTCACGCCAAAAGAGCATTTAGGCTTGCCTGACAAAGAAGACGTGCGTGAAGGCATTATTACTTACAAGATTGCTGCTCATGGTGCCGATCTTGCTAAAGGTTTGCCAGGTGCACAGGTTCGAGATAACGCCCTCTCCAAAGCACGTTTTGAATTCCGCTGGGAAGATCAATTTAATCTAGGCCTTGATCCTGAGCGCGCTCGTGAATATCACGATGCCACTCTACCTGCTGAAGGCGCCAAAATTGCGCACTTCTGCTCTATGTGTGGACCTAAATTCTGCTCTATGAAAATTACTCAAGAAGTGCGTGACTATGCTGCTACCTTAGATGCGGACGGCAATCCAAAAGTACCGTCAAAGGTCATACCGATTGCAGAAGTTGCTCAAGAGGCAACTAAGGGCATGGAAGAAATGTCCGCAGAGTTCCGTAAACGCGGCAGTGAGATTTATCAGTAA
- a CDS encoding NUDIX hydrolase has product MTSLSTSTLAALEEMLQNMARSAPADFMPIYLSQGVSGSQIIGQLNPEFATYLQETLKKNPIPLISMGNDCLTIQAGKPKTLSISLQKLAEQMRNGGFIPGWRNEDFAWVDQNGHKYFRLERAAFRTFGLRSMATHINGYTKANTIWLGRRSENKATDPGKLDNIAAGGITADETPWVSARRELWEEAGVPPQIADEIEPVGRIHMRRPIPNRGFHDEQLYVYDLELGDNFIPTNHDGEVSGFIEVSYAEAAARILADEFTSDAAFVTADFILRRNK; this is encoded by the coding sequence ATGACTAGCCTTTCGACAAGCACTCTCGCCGCCCTTGAGGAAATGCTCCAAAATATGGCGCGCTCCGCTCCCGCAGACTTTATGCCCATTTACCTTTCCCAAGGTGTCTCGGGCTCACAAATCATTGGCCAGCTCAATCCTGAATTTGCAACTTATCTTCAAGAGACCCTCAAAAAAAATCCCATCCCACTGATATCAATGGGTAATGATTGCCTCACTATTCAAGCGGGAAAACCTAAAACCTTATCCATTAGCTTGCAAAAACTAGCAGAACAAATGCGCAATGGTGGGTTTATACCGGGATGGCGTAATGAAGATTTTGCTTGGGTGGATCAAAACGGACATAAGTACTTTCGCTTAGAGCGTGCTGCGTTTCGCACCTTTGGATTGCGTAGTATGGCAACCCACATTAATGGTTACACCAAAGCCAATACGATTTGGCTTGGCAGGAGAAGTGAAAATAAAGCAACCGATCCGGGCAAGCTAGATAACATTGCCGCGGGCGGTATTACCGCAGATGAGACACCATGGGTAAGCGCTCGTCGAGAACTCTGGGAAGAGGCAGGCGTACCGCCTCAAATTGCCGACGAAATTGAACCGGTAGGTCGCATTCATATGCGCCGCCCTATTCCGAATCGCGGTTTTCATGATGAACAGTTGTATGTTTATGACTTAGAGTTAGGCGATAACTTCATTCCAACCAATCACGATGGTGAAGTTAGTGGCTTTATAGAGGTTTCTTATGCTGAAGCTGCAGCTCGTATCCTGGCCGATGAATTCACCAGCGATGCTGCTTTTGTGACCGCAGACTTCATTTTGCGCCGCAATAAGTAG
- the thiS gene encoding sulfur carrier protein ThiS, with translation MRVIINQVEYELPSQSVITDALSMIDAKPPYAVAVNLNFVPKTKHIEFRLNENDQIEVIAPVTGG, from the coding sequence ATGCGTGTAATCATCAATCAGGTCGAGTATGAGCTACCCAGTCAGAGCGTGATCACAGATGCACTATCGATGATTGATGCAAAGCCACCCTATGCAGTTGCAGTGAATCTCAATTTTGTGCCTAAAACTAAACATATTGAATTTCGCTTAAATGAAAATGACCAAATTGAAGTAATAGCACCTGTTACAGGCGGCTAA
- a CDS encoding thiazole synthase — translation MTAPLPHKLNSADALVLYGESFSSRLLLGTSRYPSPQVLENAVQTAQPAMITVSLRRQGTSTTEAHSGFWDLLKKMAVPVLPNTAGCHSPQEVITTAQMAREVFESDWIKLELIGDDYTLQPDTLRLVQTAETLIKDGFKVLPYCTEDLILCQRLVDVGCQAIMPWAAPIGTGQGPLNPYAMKLLRDRIQVPLIVDAGLGLPSHACTVMEWGFDGVLLNTAVALSNDPVVMAKSFAMAVDAGRSAYLSGAMKPQESAQASTPLVGTPFWHQA, via the coding sequence ATGACTGCACCACTACCTCATAAGCTCAATAGCGCTGATGCCCTCGTACTCTATGGCGAGAGCTTTTCGAGTCGTTTATTGTTAGGTACATCACGATACCCATCACCCCAGGTCTTAGAGAATGCTGTGCAAACAGCGCAGCCAGCAATGATTACGGTCAGCTTGCGTCGTCAAGGTACAAGCACTACAGAAGCCCATAGTGGCTTTTGGGATCTTTTAAAAAAAATGGCGGTGCCAGTACTGCCAAATACCGCTGGTTGTCACAGCCCTCAAGAAGTCATTACTACTGCGCAGATGGCACGTGAAGTATTTGAAAGTGATTGGATCAAGTTGGAGTTGATTGGTGATGACTACACGCTCCAACCCGATACATTGCGTCTTGTTCAAACCGCAGAAACACTGATTAAAGATGGTTTTAAGGTTCTTCCTTACTGCACCGAAGACTTAATCTTGTGTCAGCGCTTAGTAGATGTTGGTTGCCAGGCAATTATGCCTTGGGCTGCACCCATAGGTACTGGCCAAGGCCCTCTTAACCCCTATGCCATGAAATTACTCCGCGATCGCATTCAGGTGCCACTCATTGTAGATGCTGGCCTTGGGCTCCCATCGCATGCATGCACGGTAATGGAGTGGGGTTTTGATGGCGTACTACTCAATACCGCGGTAGCTTTATCCAATGACCCCGTTGTGATGGCCAAATCGTTTGCTATGGCAGTAGATGCTGGGCGCTCAGCCTACTTATCAGGGGCCATGAAGCCCCAAGAATCCGCCCAAGCCAGTACACCGTTAGTCGGTACGCCGTTTTGGCATCAAGCGTAA
- a CDS encoding MFS transporter: protein MSQAISKPSLSMKQVLIFGGLMVTMSMGIRHGFGLFNLPITLENGWGRETFALTIALQNLIWGAVQPVTGALADRYGAFKIMIAGGVLYALGLFGMAISTDALNFTLAGGLLIGLAQTATTYSVVYGILGRNVPADKRVWAMGIAAAAGSFGQFLMIPTEQGLLSSFGPQNALILLALMASLMIPTAFMLREKNFVYTHNLGDQTIKEALKEALRNPSFRLLTLGYFVCGFQVVFIAVHLAPYLKDLSAIYPSVGAPAVATTALALIGLFNIFGTYSAGILGQRFPKRYLLSAIYLGRSIAITGFVLLPLSPMTTYIFAAIMGFLWLSTIPLTNGIVAQIFGVKYLTMLSGLVFFSHQLGSFCGAFLGGYLFDRTGSYLIVWEIAIALGVFAFLVNLPVKERALHRVAHA from the coding sequence ATGAGTCAAGCTATCTCCAAGCCATCTTTATCGATGAAGCAAGTGCTCATTTTTGGTGGCTTGATGGTGACGATGTCTATGGGTATTCGTCATGGCTTTGGACTCTTTAATTTACCCATCACTCTCGAAAATGGCTGGGGACGTGAAACCTTTGCCCTCACAATCGCCTTACAAAATCTGATTTGGGGTGCCGTACAACCAGTTACTGGTGCTCTTGCCGATCGCTATGGCGCATTTAAGATCATGATTGCTGGTGGTGTGCTGTATGCACTTGGATTATTTGGGATGGCTATCTCCACTGATGCACTCAACTTCACGCTCGCTGGTGGGCTACTTATTGGTTTAGCGCAAACAGCTACTACGTATAGCGTGGTCTACGGAATCTTGGGTCGTAATGTGCCTGCAGATAAACGCGTTTGGGCAATGGGCATTGCTGCTGCAGCAGGATCGTTTGGTCAATTCTTAATGATCCCTACTGAACAAGGATTATTAAGTAGCTTTGGCCCTCAAAATGCACTTATCCTCTTAGCACTCATGGCAAGCTTAATGATTCCAACAGCATTTATGCTACGTGAGAAAAATTTCGTCTACACACATAACTTGGGTGATCAGACTATCAAAGAAGCGCTTAAAGAAGCATTGCGCAATCCTAGCTTTCGTCTTTTGACTTTAGGTTATTTTGTCTGTGGTTTTCAGGTGGTCTTTATTGCAGTCCATCTAGCGCCTTATCTCAAAGACTTGTCGGCTATTTACCCATCTGTTGGGGCCCCTGCAGTTGCTACCACTGCTTTAGCGCTCATTGGATTATTCAACATCTTTGGGACATATAGCGCCGGGATCTTGGGGCAACGCTTTCCAAAACGCTATCTTCTCTCAGCCATCTATCTGGGTCGGTCGATTGCAATTACTGGATTTGTGCTGCTGCCACTGAGTCCGATGACAACCTATATTTTTGCGGCCATCATGGGTTTCTTGTGGCTCTCAACTATTCCGCTAACAAATGGCATCGTTGCACAGATTTTTGGCGTCAAATATCTGACAATGCTTTCTGGTCTGGTTTTCTTCTCTCATCAGCTCGGTAGCTTTTGTGGCGCATTCTTGGGTGGGTACCTTTTTGATCGCACTGGCTCCTATTTAATTGTTTGGGAGATAGCCATTGCCTTAGGTGTATTTGCGTTCTTAGTAAACCTACCTGTTAAAGAACGAGCATTGCATCGGGTTGCTCACGCCTAA
- a CDS encoding peptidase U32 family protein, giving the protein MKKIPELLAPAGSLQMLRTAFDFGADAIYAGQPRYSLRVRNNDFGKIEVLKQGIDTAHDLGKKFYLVSNLLPHGGKTRTYIKDMDPVIALKPDAIIMSDPGLIMMAREAWPDMPIHLSVQANTVNGASAKFWRSVGISRVILSRELSFDEIEEVRQDCPEMELEVFVHGALCIAYSGRCLLSGYMSHRDSNQGACTNACRWDYKVKPGQQNQSGDVVLLQEAKRPDDLMPMEEDEHGTYIMNSKDLRAIEHIEKLTAMGVDSFKIEGRTKSPYYVARTAQAYRAAIDDAVAGRPFNTALLGNLEGLANRGYTDGFYERHHDKEYQLYMRGYSLSGRSLYVGETLEVDEVNGRVKVDVKNRFSVGDKLEILDPKGNQDLVLDAMWNMSGEPITVAPGSGHFVWIPLKIKGQKAYIARYTNEPAPVETESACATCG; this is encoded by the coding sequence ATGAAAAAAATCCCTGAACTCCTAGCCCCTGCCGGCAGCCTCCAAATGTTACGCACCGCTTTTGATTTTGGTGCCGATGCAATTTATGCAGGTCAACCGCGATATTCGCTACGCGTACGCAACAATGACTTTGGCAAGATTGAGGTTCTTAAACAGGGAATCGATACCGCCCATGACTTAGGTAAAAAGTTTTATCTAGTATCTAACTTATTGCCGCATGGTGGTAAAACGCGTACCTATATTAAGGATATGGACCCAGTCATTGCATTGAAACCTGATGCAATCATCATGTCAGATCCTGGCCTCATCATGATGGCAAGAGAAGCGTGGCCTGATATGCCTATTCATTTATCCGTTCAAGCCAATACAGTCAATGGAGCATCTGCAAAGTTCTGGCGTTCTGTTGGTATAAGCCGCGTTATTTTGTCTCGTGAACTTTCTTTTGATGAAATCGAAGAAGTACGTCAAGACTGTCCAGAAATGGAACTTGAAGTTTTTGTACACGGTGCGCTGTGTATTGCTTACTCTGGTCGCTGCTTACTTTCCGGCTATATGTCTCACCGCGACTCTAATCAAGGCGCATGTACTAATGCTTGCCGCTGGGACTACAAAGTAAAGCCAGGTCAACAAAATCAAAGTGGAGATGTAGTGTTACTACAAGAAGCTAAAAGGCCTGATGATTTGATGCCGATGGAAGAGGATGAGCATGGCACCTACATCATGAACTCTAAAGATTTACGCGCTATTGAACACATCGAGAAACTGACTGCGATGGGAGTAGATTCTTTCAAAATTGAAGGTCGTACAAAATCACCCTATTATGTTGCTCGCACCGCTCAAGCCTACCGTGCTGCTATTGATGATGCTGTTGCTGGGCGACCATTTAATACCGCATTACTAGGTAATTTAGAGGGATTAGCCAATCGTGGTTATACCGACGGCTTCTATGAGCGTCATCACGATAAAGAATATCAACTCTATATGCGTGGTTACTCTCTCTCGGGTAGAAGTCTATATGTTGGAGAAACTTTAGAGGTTGACGAAGTAAATGGTCGCGTCAAAGTGGATGTCAAGAATCGTTTTTCAGTAGGTGATAAGCTAGAAATTCTTGATCCTAAAGGCAATCAAGATCTAGTACTCGATGCCATGTGGAATATGAGTGGCGAACCCATTACTGTTGCACCAGGATCAGGTCACTTTGTTTGGATTCCGTTAAAAATTAAAGGTCAGAAAGCCTACATTGCACGCTACACCAATGAGCCTGCGCCTGTTGAAACTGAAAGCGCCTGCGCAACTTGCGGTTGA
- a CDS encoding CaiB/BaiF CoA transferase family protein, translated as MGALSHIRVLDLSRVLAGPWCAQNLADLGADVIKVERPGTGDDTRHWGPPFVLNEQGLETKESAYFICINRNKRSITVDISKPEGQEIIRKLASESDIVLENYKVGDLAKYGLDYENLKKVKSDLIYCSITGFGQTGPFSHRPGYDFIVQGMGGFMSVTGEAEGVDGTGPQKAGVAIADIFTGMYATTAILAAVVHRDQTGEGQYIDMALLDTQIAVMANVGSAYLTSGEVPQRLGNASSTIVPYQTFPTSDGWMIVAAGNDGQFRHFVTAGGEAQLADNPLYINNPLRVEHRKELVPLLEAMTRKKTKAEWIELLEKANVPCGPINNFKEVFENEQVIARKIQIEVPHPTAGKMKLVASPMHLSKTPIEVRMPPPTLGQHTDEILQERLNLDESSIAALHKKGII; from the coding sequence ATGGGAGCCTTAAGTCATATTCGCGTTTTAGACCTCAGCCGGGTACTTGCCGGCCCTTGGTGCGCACAAAACCTGGCCGATTTGGGGGCAGACGTCATTAAAGTCGAGCGCCCGGGGACCGGGGACGATACTCGCCATTGGGGTCCTCCCTTTGTCTTAAACGAGCAAGGGCTCGAAACGAAAGAATCTGCCTATTTTATTTGCATCAACCGCAATAAACGCTCTATTACAGTAGATATTAGCAAGCCAGAAGGTCAGGAAATTATTCGCAAGCTAGCTTCTGAATCCGACATCGTCCTAGAAAACTATAAAGTCGGTGACTTAGCAAAATATGGCCTTGACTATGAGAACCTAAAAAAGGTTAAGTCAGATCTCATTTATTGCTCTATTACTGGTTTTGGCCAAACTGGTCCTTTCTCACATCGCCCTGGTTACGACTTCATTGTTCAAGGTATGGGCGGCTTCATGAGTGTGACTGGTGAAGCCGAAGGAGTAGACGGCACGGGCCCACAAAAAGCGGGCGTTGCGATTGCAGATATCTTTACAGGGATGTATGCCACTACTGCAATTTTGGCGGCCGTTGTCCATCGTGATCAAACGGGCGAAGGACAATACATTGACATGGCCTTACTGGATACTCAGATTGCTGTGATGGCCAATGTCGGAAGCGCCTATCTCACCTCTGGTGAAGTACCGCAGCGGCTTGGCAACGCTTCTTCAACCATAGTCCCTTATCAAACTTTCCCCACTTCAGATGGCTGGATGATTGTGGCCGCAGGTAATGACGGGCAATTTAGACACTTCGTCACTGCTGGTGGTGAAGCCCAGCTTGCTGATAATCCCCTCTATATCAACAACCCCCTACGCGTTGAGCATCGCAAAGAATTAGTGCCTTTGCTAGAAGCCATGACACGCAAGAAAACTAAAGCAGAATGGATTGAGTTATTAGAAAAAGCCAACGTCCCCTGCGGGCCTATTAATAACTTCAAAGAAGTGTTTGAAAACGAACAAGTCATTGCTCGCAAAATACAAATTGAGGTTCCACACCCAACAGCCGGTAAGATGAAGTTAGTTGCTAGTCCAATGCACCTCTCTAAAACACCCATCGAAGTCAGAATGCCGCCACCCACACTGGGTCAGCACACCGATGAGATTTTGCAAGAGCGCTTAAATTTGGATGAGTCCAGCATCGCCGCATTGCACAAAAAGGGAATCATCTAA
- a CDS encoding FAD-dependent oxidoreductase: protein MKTSFAQSKYAIVGAGLMGRLLAVSLAQRGAQVDLFDKGNEDASGSAARIAAAMLAPLAESVITEDVVVRMGIHSLPRWKELISQLSTPVFFQQEGTLILWHRQDAAEAERFSKHLEKNCRHNSQLSLPQKIDAAVLKEIEPSVSERFSQALYLPNEGQLDNRQLLNALLQELKRLGVSCRWNVEVNPDQLRLDSTYQGVIDCRGTGAKSSWSSEASSNTLRGVRGEVIRLYAPEVKLLRPTRLIHPRYPIYIAPKENDIYVVGATEIESDDLSEMSVRSAMELLSAVYTVHSGFAEARILEMATQCRPTLKNNLPEIRMQKEKGLADLMLINGLYRHGFMISPAVLDSAMELLETGESNTALELGLSINQIASNTEANVCV from the coding sequence ATGAAGACATCCTTCGCGCAAAGTAAGTACGCCATCGTTGGAGCCGGCCTAATGGGCCGACTCCTAGCGGTGTCGCTTGCTCAGCGTGGAGCGCAGGTAGATCTCTTTGACAAAGGTAATGAAGATGCTAGTGGTTCAGCAGCGCGTATTGCGGCTGCAATGCTTGCACCTTTAGCTGAATCTGTTATCACTGAAGATGTAGTGGTTCGCATGGGCATTCATAGCCTGCCTCGTTGGAAAGAACTTATTTCTCAACTTAGTACACCTGTTTTTTTTCAACAAGAAGGCACTCTGATCTTGTGGCACAGGCAAGATGCTGCTGAGGCTGAACGCTTTAGTAAGCATCTTGAAAAAAATTGTCGTCATAACTCACAGCTCTCACTTCCACAAAAAATTGATGCGGCTGTACTAAAAGAAATTGAGCCATCTGTATCGGAGCGTTTTTCTCAAGCCCTCTATTTGCCTAATGAAGGACAACTGGATAATCGTCAATTACTCAATGCCCTTTTGCAAGAGTTAAAACGCTTAGGGGTATCTTGTCGCTGGAATGTGGAGGTAAACCCAGATCAATTACGGTTGGACTCTACATATCAAGGCGTGATTGACTGCCGGGGTACTGGGGCGAAATCATCCTGGTCTTCAGAAGCTAGCAGCAATACTTTGCGCGGTGTGCGTGGTGAGGTTATTCGTCTGTATGCGCCTGAGGTAAAGCTCTTGCGCCCTACACGCTTAATTCATCCACGCTACCCTATTTACATTGCTCCAAAAGAAAACGATATCTATGTGGTTGGTGCAACTGAAATTGAATCTGATGATTTATCAGAAATGAGTGTACGTTCCGCCATGGAATTACTCAGCGCGGTTTATACAGTTCACAGCGGTTTTGCCGAAGCCCGAATTCTGGAGATGGCGACTCAATGTCGACCCACCCTTAAAAATAATCTGCCAGAAATTCGAATGCAAAAAGAAAAAGGGTTGGCTGATTTGATGTTGATCAATGGGCTATATCGCCATGGTTTTATGATTTCTCCTGCAGTGCTTGATTCAGCAATGGAATTACTGGAAACCGGTGAAAGCAATACTGCGCTAGAGTTGGGATTAAGCATTAACCAGATTGCTAGCAATACCGAGGCTAATGTATGCGTGTAA
- the thiD gene encoding bifunctional hydroxymethylpyrimidine kinase/phosphomethylpyrimidine kinase gives MQSLLPTSIQIPKVLTIAGSDSGGGAGLQADLKVITALGGYGMSVITAITAQNTLGVTRIQDVDLDVVEAQIDAVLMDIGADIVKIGMLASPEIVRTVAKALRRHGVKRIILDPVLRATSGASLGGDDTAQAMIAELFPIASLVTPNLEEASLLLGREISGPNDFKLAAQELLDMGPQAVLIKGGHLDSTHTQITDFLMWRSVEDELEVILTKEFKHYRVNTINTHGTGCTLASAIATYLADGHDLLHSVAKAIAYVEAGLEAGRFLSIGEGPGPLWHMHDFYPTALAKEKGI, from the coding sequence ATGCAATCACTTCTTCCCACTTCTATACAGATCCCTAAAGTATTGACCATTGCTGGGTCCGATAGCGGCGGCGGGGCGGGGCTTCAAGCCGACCTCAAGGTGATTACAGCCCTAGGTGGATATGGAATGTCCGTCATTACCGCCATAACTGCCCAAAACACTTTGGGAGTGACGCGGATTCAGGATGTCGACCTTGATGTCGTTGAGGCTCAGATTGATGCCGTTTTAATGGATATTGGTGCTGATATTGTCAAGATAGGAATGTTAGCCAGCCCGGAAATAGTGCGAACCGTAGCCAAAGCTCTGCGTCGTCATGGCGTCAAAAGAATCATTTTGGATCCAGTACTGAGGGCAACATCAGGGGCGAGTTTAGGCGGTGATGACACTGCCCAAGCGATGATTGCTGAATTGTTTCCAATCGCTTCACTCGTTACGCCAAATTTAGAAGAAGCCTCTCTATTACTAGGAAGAGAAATTAGCGGGCCAAATGATTTCAAATTAGCTGCACAAGAACTGCTTGATATGGGGCCTCAAGCGGTCCTTATTAAAGGTGGACATCTCGACTCGACGCATACACAAATAACGGATTTCCTAATGTGGAGAAGCGTTGAAGATGAATTAGAAGTAATTCTGACAAAAGAATTTAAGCACTATCGCGTGAACACAATCAATACACATGGAACGGGTTGTACTTTAGCTTCCGCTATTGCTACTTACTTGGCTGATGGACATGATTTACTGCACTCAGTTGCTAAAGCCATTGCTTATGTAGAGGCTGGCCTAGAAGCCGGGCGCTTTTTAAGTATTGGCGAGGGGCCAGGACCGCTCTGGCATATGCATGATTTCTACCCAACTGCATTGGCAAAAGAAAAAGGTATTTAA